The following proteins are encoded in a genomic region of Triticum dicoccoides isolate Atlit2015 ecotype Zavitan chromosome 1B, WEW_v2.0, whole genome shotgun sequence:
- the LOC119349001 gene encoding uncharacterized protein LOC119349001 has protein sequence MAASYRPYGRAAFLHHSADQAHRGGQPGLLPAMAWRRGVAATPRASLVAARTETEEAVYEAVMPQAVLVEDLQGRGRHERLRRSGACGGTSSWSRRATPSLASVRDNMTKREDNGEVVICILGFESVFLKLFWWVN, from the exons ATGGCGGCATCCTACAGGCCGTACGGGCGCGCAGCCTTCCTCCACCACTCGGCCGACCAGGCCCATCGTGGCGGCCAGCCCGGGCTGCTCCCCGCCATGGCGTGGAGGCGGGGCGTGGCGGCGACCCCGAGGGCGAGCCTAGTGGCGGCGCGGACGGAGACGGAGGAGGCGGTGTACGAGGCGGTGATGCCGCAGGCCGTGCTGGTGGAGGATCTGCAGGGGCGCGGGCGGCATGAGAGGCTGAGGCGGTCAGGCGCCTGTGGCGGgacgagcagctggagcaggagggCAACGCCGAGCTTGGCATCTGTCCGAGACAACATGACCAAGAGAG AGGACAACGGGGAAGTAGTAATTTGCATCTTGGGGTTTGAGAGTGTATTTCTCAAGCTATTCTGGTGGGTGAACTGA